In Pseudosulfitobacter pseudonitzschiae, the sequence AATATATCAGACCCGCTACTCTTTTTTCCATCCGTCACCCGGCTGGCGGTCATCCGCGAGCAAGGAAAAGGATGCGTTGTTTGACGCGGGCAGATTGGAGCGGCGTGCGTATTTTTTCGAGAAAGTCACGCTGCAGTCTCTGGCCGATCAGACCGACGAAGACTTCATTTTAAATGTTCTGGCATCGGAAGATATGCCAAAACCGTTTGCAAACCGGCTGACCGAGGCCTGCAAAGACATATTGGGTGACCGCGCTCATATCATTTTCGGGGCGTCCGAGGCTCCTCCACGCGTGCATTTCCGGTCCTACCGCTGGGAGCATCATAGCAGTGAAAAGTGGTGCGCGCAGGTCGTTCTGGATGATGACGACGCGGTGTCGATGGATTTCAATGAGAAGCTCAAGGCTGAAGCGAAATCGGTTGAAAGCCTGCGGTCGCGCGGTGAAAAATTCGGCTGCATTTCGTTTGCCAACGGGCTGACGGCTTTGTTTCGGGATGAAACGCTGGAGCTGCATCGGCTGAACAAGCCTGCGATCAACCTTGGTCTGGCGATTGTGGCGCCGTCGAAATCGCGCTACAATCTGTTTAATATCTCGCATAACAACGTGCCCCGAGACCGACCAACGCGGGTAATATATTCGCAGACGCCGTATTATATCCGGTCGCTGCATGATGATAACGACAGTCGTGGGCGCTATCAGGAAGATGCTGTTTCGCCGGACAGTATGATGAAGTATTTTCCCTTCCTGAAACATATTGTTACTGAATGGAAGGTGCTAGAGGTGCCGAAAAATAAGTGACAGGCGCGACAGATTCCGATCTCGAATCTAGAGTTACATCTTGTCCAGAAATGATTGGAGCGCGTAGGGGAATGTTATCTTTTCATCCAATAACGGCCGTAGCAATGCCACCATGTTATTCAGCTAGGCCTTAGCTGCGCTGCACCGTCTTCCAAAAATCACCGTTTGTCGAACGGTTCAAACCACCAATTGTTGAACGATTCGCCGTTGCAGACCTTGGC encodes:
- a CDS encoding glycosyltransferase, whose protein sequence is MFDAGRLERRAYFFEKVTLQSLADQTDEDFILNVLASEDMPKPFANRLTEACKDILGDRAHIIFGASEAPPRVHFRSYRWEHHSSEKWCAQVVLDDDDAVSMDFNEKLKAEAKSVESLRSRGEKFGCISFANGLTALFRDETLELHRLNKPAINLGLAIVAPSKSRYNLFNISHNNVPRDRPTRVIYSQTPYYIRSLHDDNDSRGRYQEDAVSPDSMMKYFPFLKHIVTEWKVLEVPKNK